A DNA window from Drosophila pseudoobscura strain MV-25-SWS-2005 chromosome 2, UCI_Dpse_MV25, whole genome shotgun sequence contains the following coding sequences:
- the mey gene encoding uncharacterized protein mey, with protein sequence MQLQLRSMTKKRVSMMMKTTTKTTCCLVLVALMLLVDSSVAARKLLPKRPVKPLKTFPRNNATPIPAAGALAAAAAVGAAAAAPAAAGAGTLNGSELPKPLTLQSDEPAEAIVASPPGAASASAAASASESASALASVAASPANVETKADDLANQTPTATPSGSGLIDEDCEPDMIGFELITGYVLSAPSRQLETLPGTLMLTDCLEACQANESCSSVNYETGLCVMFRSTADQLPGSLSRSQYPVFTVYAQKSCFGVRPCSKAWCIDRVQGYRLPERAKASQSVATRRDCIELCLGETEFTCRSANYYAHSGLCELSDMDRITLSDEANIAAYDGADYLENNCAEEPSKLCEFKRISGRILKTVDSVHQNVQSIDDCRDLCLTAPFRCHSYDYNETGEHVCRLSHHSRATLTDLSEPYLSIEEAATYEQSACYNVSIDCRSGEMITKIRTSKLFDGKVYAKGAPKSCAVNVNNSLEFDLKMRYNDLECNVRQSAYGRYMNDIVIQHHDMIVTSSDLGLAVSCQYDLTNKTVVNNVDLGVTGEIESTLSEEIIVDSPNVIMKITARDGSDMKRIAEVGDPLALRFEIVDANSPYEIFVRELVAMDGTDSAEITLIDANGCPTDQYIMSAMQKMASNRKVLLSQFDAFKFPSSELVQFRALVTPCIPRCEPVICDNDENGELKSLLSYGRRKRSVLNGTDGVELELAIKSERQKRDVSHQPAATDENILLVQSIQITDKFAFNGADSGGSGNSNGIGAGPIDGLAKLQLELGTKSDTCINGYGFIIAGALFLLLQLTVIAVWDNMQKRALHKR encoded by the exons ATGCAACTACAGCTACGGTCAATGACAAAGAAACGAGTCAGCATGATGATGAAGACAACGACCAAGACGACATGTTGCCTGGTGTTGGTTGCCTTAATGCTGCTGGTGGACAGCTCGGTGGCAGCACGCAAGCTGCTGCCCAAGCGGCCGGTGAAACCGTTGAAGACATTTCCGCGCAACAATGCCACACCAATaccagcagcaggggcactggcagccgcggcagcagtgggagccgcagccgcagccccagctGCAGCGGGAGCTGGAACATTGAACGGAAGCGAGCTACCAAAACCGTTGACGCTGCAATCCGACGAACCAGCGGAAGCGATTGTCGCATCGCCACCTGGAGccgcatcggcatcggcagcggcatcagcatcagaatcggcatcggcattggCATCAGTAGCGGCATCACCTGCCAATGTGGAGACCAAAGCCGATGATCTGGCCAACCAGACCCCAACCGCAACACCTTCAGGCTCTGGCCTGATCGATGAGGACTGCGAGCCGGATATGATTGGCTTCGAGCTTATAACAGG GTACGTGCTATCGGCGCCATCGAGGCAATTGGAAACGCTGCCCGGCACCCTCATGCTGACCGACTGCCTGGAGGCCTGCCAGGCCAATGAATCTTGCAGCTCGGTTAATTATGAGACGGGCCTGTGTGTCATGTTCCGCAGCACCGCCGATCAGTTGCCAG GTTCACTTTCGCGCTCCCAGTATCCCGTTTTCACCGTATACGCACAGAAATCCTGCTTCGGAGTGCGACCCTGCTCGAAGGCCTGGTGCATTGATCGCGTCCAGGGCTACCGGCTGCCGGAGCGAGCCAAGGCCAGCCAGAGCGTGGCCACGAGGCGCGACTGCATCGAGCTGTGCCTGGGCGAGACGGAGTTCACCTGTCG ATCGGCCAACTATTATGCGCACTCTGGCCTGTGCGAGCTCTCGGACATGGATCGCATTACGCTGTCGGACGAGGCGAACATCGCGGCCTACGATGGCGCCGACTATCTGGAGAACAACTGCGCGGAGGAGCCCAGCAAGCTGTGTGAGTTCAAGCGGATCTCGGGTCGCATTCTGAAGACCGTCGACTCGGTGCATCAGAATGTGCAGAGCATCGACGACTGTCGCGACCTCTGCCTCACCGCCCCGTTCCGCTGCCACTCCTACGACTACAACGAGACCGGGGAGCATGTCTGCCGCCTCTCGCACCACAGTCGCGCCACCCTGACGGATCTCTCGGAGCCCTATCTGAGCATTGAAGAGGCGGCCACTTACGAGCAGTCTGCCTGCTATAATGTATCCATCGATTGCCGCTCTGGCGAAATGATCACCAAGATTCGCACCTCGAAGCTGTTCGACGGCAAGGTCTATGCCAAGGGAGCCCCCAAATCCTGTGCCGTCAACGTGAACAACTCTCTGGAGTTCGATCTGAAGATGCGTTACAACGACCTAGAGTGCAATGTCCGCCAGAGTGCCTACGGCCGGTATATGAACGACATTGTCATCCAGCATCATGACATGATTGTCACCTCCTCCGATCTGGGACTGGCCGTCTCCTGCCAGTATGATCTGACCAATAAGACGGTGGTGAACAATGTGGATCTGGGCGTAACCGGCGAGATCGAGTCGACGCTGAGCGAGGAAATCATTGTCGATTCCCCGAATGTCATCATGAAGATCACGGCACGTGATGGCAGCGACATGAAACGCATCGCCGAGGTGGGAGACCCGCTGGCCCTCCGATTCGAGATCGTCGACGCGAACAGTCCGTACGAGATATTTGTGCGGGAACTGGTGGCCATGGACGGGACGGACAGTGCCGAAATCACGCTGATCGATGCCAACGGCTGTCCCACGGACCAGTACATAATGAGTGCCATGCAGAAGATGGCCAGCAATCGCAAGGTGCTGCTCTCACAGTTCGACGCCTTCAAGTTCCCCTCCTCGGAGCTGGTGCAGTTCCGCGCCCTGGTCACGCCCTGCATACCGCGCTGCGAACCGGTTATCTGCGACAACGATGAGAACGGAGAACTCAAGAGTCTGCTATCCTACGGTCGGCGCAAGCGTTCAGTGCTGAATGGCACCGATGGCG TCGAGCTGGAGTTGGCCATTAAGTCGGAACGCCAAAAACGTGATGTGAGTCATCAGCCGGCCGCAACCGATGAGAACATTTTGCTGGTGCAATCGATACAAATCACCGATAAGTTCGCCTTCAATGGCGCCGATtcaggcggcagcggcaacagcaacggcatcGGCGCAGGGCCCATCGATGGCCTGGCCAAATTGCAACTGGAACTGGGCACCAAATCGGACACTTGCATAAATGGTTATG GTTTCATAATTGCCGGGGCactgttcctgctcctccagctgacGGTCATCGCTGTCTGGGACAATATGCAGAAGCGCGCGTTACACAAGCGGTAA